The Deltaproteobacteria bacterium genomic interval AGTCGATGCGCTCGACCTCGTTGCTGGCCGGCGACTCGAGCTGGCTCAGGTCGTTGTCGATGCGCCCCGAGGTGCAGCCGCTCCCGCTCCCGGGATCGCACTCGGGGTTCCCCGCGGCGAGGTAGGTGTCGATCCAGCCCCGTCCCACGAACTGGTCGTAGACGAACGTCCCTGGGCTCTCGTTGAAGTCACCCGTGGCGATCGCCGGCGTCGGCACGTCGTGCCGTGCCGCGACGAAGTTCGCCATCTGCACGCCCTGACACTGGCGCACGGTGGCCGCGCCCGCCGCGACGCACTCGGGGGGACAGTTCGCGCCGCACGCCTGCTGCGCGCCGTCACTGCTCGAGGCGAGGTGAGTGACGAACACGTCGACCGGGCCGATCGGGTGATCGATGCGGGCGAAGAGCACACGGCGGAAGTTGCGGATGAGCCGATGGGACTCGAAGGCGACGGCGGGGTAGCGGGTCAGGATCATCGCGTCGTCGACCCTCGAGGCGGGGACGTAAACCGACTGGTAGGTGAACGGGCAGGTGCCCTCGAGCCTCGCCCTGATGAGCGGGAGGGCGGGGTCCCACACCTCCTGCAGCGTCACCAGGTCGGGGCAGCCGCTCGCCACGATCCACTGGAAGAGGAGCTCGATCCGGTCGGCGAGGCGGCAGTTCGCCGATTCGAAGCAGAAGAGCCCGTGGAGGATGTTGAGGTCCGCCACCGTGAGGTCGGTGTCGGGGCAGCCCGCCGGGGCTGGCGCATCGCGGACCTCGAGCCACCTCCGCGTGTTGCGACGCGCGGGTGCGCCGAACGCGGCGCAGTAGCGCGTGTCGCCGACGCGGAGCACGACCGAGACGGGGAGGCGCTGCTCGGTCGCGGCGAGACTGCAGGGCCAGCCGGTACCTGCGCCTGCATGGTCAGCAGGCCCGGGCGCAGGAGGATGCGCCGCACGCCCTGGGTGCCGGGCGCCTCGGCGCGGTAGCGCCAGCCCTTGCGTGGGCCGTCGCCGCCGATCGCCTGCCACTTGCCCGGGTCGAGCACGATCTCGGCCCTGCACTGTCCGGCAGCCGCGCCAGCGTTTACGATCAGGGCTGCACCGATGGCCGGATCCGGGAGCGGGGCAGCCAGGGCCGGGTCGGCCACGACCACGCGCGCACGCGCTTGGTCCCGACTCGCATTGAGGTCGAGCCGTTTGCCCGCGACCGGCACGTCGACCGCGGCCGCCACGGCCGGCAGCGCGAGCATCAGGACGAGGGCGAGGGACCGTCGGTTCATGGAGGAGGAGAGAGGCCCGGCGGCCCCTTGTTGTCAAGCTCTCGTCGCCGGCCGGTGCTGTCTGAATTAGGAGGCCGACAGGGCCAAACTTACAGCATGCCGACGTGCCCTCGCGGGATACGTTCCGCGCTGCCGTCGATATCCCGGGCTTTGTGGGATCTATACCCTCGCTGGCCTTGGACCCCGAGCGCTCCGCCCACTGGCCGCGCTCGCCGAGCCGCCCGCTATTGGCAGACGCGCGGCACGCTCCCCTGGAACTGAGCGTCCGAGCCAGGCTGCGTCTACGCGTTCTGTGGCGCCGGCGGCGGTCCGGCCGCGCTCGCCCGCCGCCCGATCACGTTCATGGCGAGCGCGATCATCGAGCCGACATCGCTCACGCTCGCGGGCAGGACGAGGGTGTTCGCCGCCTTCGCGAGCGCCCCGAACTGCCCGATGTACTGCTCGGCGACGCGCAGCTGCACCGCCTCGAAGCCGCCCGGCATGCGGATCGTGTCGGCGACCTTGCGGATGCCCTCCGCGGTCGCCTGGGCGACGGCGAGGATGGCGGCGGCCTGCCCCTCGGCCTCGTTGATCTGCTGCTGCTTCTTCGCCTCGGAGGCCTTGATGACCTGCTGCTTCTGACCCTCGGCGGTGTTGATGGCGGCGTCGCGCTGGCCCTCGGAGGTGAGGACGGTGGCGCGCTTCTCCCGCTCGGCGCGCATCTGCTTCTCCATCGCGGCGAGCACGTCGGCCGGGGGCGTGATGTTCTTGATCTCGTAGCGCAGGACCTTGATGCCCCACGGCTCGGTCGCCTTGTCGAGCTCGTTCACGACCTCGAGGTTGATCTGGGTGCGCGACTCGAAGGTCTTGTCGAGGTCGATCTTGCCGATCTCGCTCCGCAGCGCGGTCTGCGCGAGCTGGGTGATCGCGAACAAGTAGTCGGCGACGCCGTAGGAGGCGCGCTCGGGATCGAGCACCTTCAGATAGAGCACGCCGTCCACGTGCACCTGCACGTTGTCCCTTGTGATGCATATCTGCTCCGGGATCTCGCCCGCGTGCTCCTTCAGCGAGTGCCGGTAGCGGATCGCGTCGATGAAGGGGAGGAGGATGTGAAAGCCGGCGTCCAGCGTGGCGCGGTAGCGGCCGAGCCGCTCGACCACGAAGGCGCTCTGCTGCGGGACAACGACCGCCGTCCGGGAGATGACGATGATCACGAGCACGGCAAGACCCAGGACGGTGATCAGGGCTCCGGTCATTGTGCTCCTCCCTCCGCTATTGCGCGCGCAGGGACAGCACCAGGCCGTCCACCTGCGCCACGATGCTGCGCTCGCCGCGCGCGAGCGGGCGCGCATCCACGTTCTTCGCCGTCCACGCCGTGCCTCGGAGCTCCGCCTTGCCGACCGCCCCCGGCGCCAGGTCCTGGAGTGGCACGGCCACCTCGCCCACGAGCGAGTCGACGGCCAGTCCCTCGCGCTGGACGGGCATGATGCGCCTGAGCAGCGGGCCGCGCAGGAAGACCACCGAGAGCACGGAGAGCAGCGAGAAGAGGAACAACTGGAACCAGCCCGCGGTGTGGGGGTCGAGCCGCACCGCGAGACCGACCGCGATCGCGGAGAGCCCGAAGAAGAAGACGAAGAAGGCGCCCGGCGTGAACGCTTCGGACGCCAGCAGCGCGAGCCCCAGCACCAGCCACAGCCACCACGACATCGGGCGCGGAGTCTACTCGCCCACTGCCGCGGGCTCAAGCCGCGAGCAACCAAGCAT includes:
- a CDS encoding endonuclease/exonuclease/phosphatase family protein, with the translated sequence MLRVGDTRYCAAFGAPARRNTRRWLEVRDAPAPAGCPDTDLTVADLNILHGLFCFESANCRLADRIELLFQWIVASGCPDLVTLQEVWDPALPLIRARLEGTCPFTYQSVYVPASRVDDAMILTRYPAVAFESHRLIRNFRRVLFARIDHPIGPVDVFVTHLASSSDGAQQACGANCPPECVAAGAATVRQCQGVQMANFVAARHDVPTPAIATGDFNESPGTFVYDQFVGRGWIDTYLAAGNPECDPGSGSGCTSGRIDNDLSQLESPASNEVERIDYIFLVPPGPGSLCAAAIDSGADDDGDGTATRIFADDPNPFAPTCGPEPAPICWPSDHEGAELDLECG
- a CDS encoding paraslipin; translated protein: MTGALITVLGLAVLVIIVISRTAVVVPQQSAFVVERLGRYRATLDAGFHILLPFIDAIRYRHSLKEHAGEIPEQICITRDNVQVHVDGVLYLKVLDPERASYGVADYLFAITQLAQTALRSEIGKIDLDKTFESRTQINLEVVNELDKATEPWGIKVLRYEIKNITPPADVLAAMEKQMRAEREKRATVLTSEGQRDAAINTAEGQKQQVIKASEAKKQQQINEAEGQAAAILAVAQATAEGIRKVADTIRMPGGFEAVQLRVAEQYIGQFGALAKAANTLVLPASVSDVGSMIALAMNVIGRRASAAGPPPAPQNA
- a CDS encoding NfeD family protein, producing the protein MSWWLWLVLGLALLASEAFTPGAFFVFFFGLSAIAVGLAVRLDPHTAGWFQLFLFSLLSVLSVVFLRGPLLRRIMPVQREGLAVDSLVGEVAVPLQDLAPGAVGKAELRGTAWTAKNVDARPLARGERSIVAQVDGLVLSLRAQ